One part of the Silurus meridionalis isolate SWU-2019-XX chromosome 26, ASM1480568v1, whole genome shotgun sequence genome encodes these proteins:
- the spi1b gene encoding transcription factor PU.1b isoform X3, translating into MLSSYRMEGYIMPPPEDLIYESDIYRQPVDYPYISIDGESHSVDHTWEYNAHHVHPGDFDNLTENHFTELQSVQQVHPSTVHRFPDVETSQFMEPSLAGQHLALHSQVPCLPRPTVYYPHSVQPSTQLRSSDDDDPGSRSPPLEVSDEECTRELISSTTGVEHGNKKKIRLYQFLLDLLRNGDMKESIWWVDKEKGTFQFSSKHKEVLAHRWGVQKGNRKKMTYQKMARALRNYGKTGEVKKIKKKLTYQFSGEVLVKCHMERKMYM; encoded by the exons ATGTTGTCTTCATACAGAATGGAGGGGTACATCATGCCACCT CCAGAAGATTTGATCTATGAATCTGACATTTATCGACAACCAGTGGACTATCCGTATATCTCCATCGATGGAGAAAGCCATAGTG TAGATCATACTTGGGAATACAATGCACACCATGTCCACCCTGGGGACTTTGACAATTTGACAGAGAACCACTTCACAGAGCTCCAGAGTGTGCAGCAGGTCCATCCTTCCACTGTGCACCGCTTTCCTGATGTAGAGACTAGCCAGTTTATGGAACCCAGTCTGGCTGGACAACATCTGGCACTGCATTCACAG GTGCCTTGTTTGCCCCGGCCAACTGTGTATTACCCCCATAGCGTGCAGCCCTCAACACAACTGCGCAGTTCGGATGATGATGACCCTGGCAGCCGCAGTCCCCCACTGGAGGTGTCTGATGAGGAGTGTACGAGGGAACTTATCAGCTCTACCACTGGAGTAGAACATG GAAACAAGAAGAAGATTCGTCTGTATCAGTTCCTGCTGGACCTTCTGCGAAACGGGGACATGAAGGAAAGCATCTGGTGGGTGGACAAAGAAAAGGGAACTTTCCagttctcctccaaacacaaaGAAGTTTTGGCCCACCGCTGGGGAGTGCAGAAAGGCAACCGCAAGAAGATGACCTACCAGAAAATGGCCAGGGCACTGAGAAACTATGGCAAGACTGGAGAGGTCAAAAAAATCAAGAAGAAGCTCACATATCAGTTCAGTGGTGAAGTGCTGGTAAAGTGCCACATGGAAAGGAAGATGTACATGTGA
- the spi1b gene encoding transcription factor PU.1b isoform X1, whose protein sequence is MLSSYRMEGYIMPPKKSWTGWMSQAPSEFKDYWALVNKDPEDLIYESDIYRQPVDYPYISIDGESHSVDHTWEYNAHHVHPGDFDNLTENHFTELQSVQQVHPSTVHRFPDVETSQFMEPSLAGQHLALHSQVPCLPRPTVYYPHSVQPSTQLRSSDDDDPGSRSPPLEVSDEECTRELISSTTGVEHGNKKKIRLYQFLLDLLRNGDMKESIWWVDKEKGTFQFSSKHKEVLAHRWGVQKGNRKKMTYQKMARALRNYGKTGEVKKIKKKLTYQFSGEVLVKCHMERKMYM, encoded by the exons ATGTTGTCTTCATACAGAATGGAGGGGTACATCATGCCACCT AAAAAAAGCTGGACTGGCTGGATGTCACAGGCACCATCTGAATTTAAAGATTACTGGGCACTTGTAAATAAAGAT CCAGAAGATTTGATCTATGAATCTGACATTTATCGACAACCAGTGGACTATCCGTATATCTCCATCGATGGAGAAAGCCATAGTG TAGATCATACTTGGGAATACAATGCACACCATGTCCACCCTGGGGACTTTGACAATTTGACAGAGAACCACTTCACAGAGCTCCAGAGTGTGCAGCAGGTCCATCCTTCCACTGTGCACCGCTTTCCTGATGTAGAGACTAGCCAGTTTATGGAACCCAGTCTGGCTGGACAACATCTGGCACTGCATTCACAG GTGCCTTGTTTGCCCCGGCCAACTGTGTATTACCCCCATAGCGTGCAGCCCTCAACACAACTGCGCAGTTCGGATGATGATGACCCTGGCAGCCGCAGTCCCCCACTGGAGGTGTCTGATGAGGAGTGTACGAGGGAACTTATCAGCTCTACCACTGGAGTAGAACATG GAAACAAGAAGAAGATTCGTCTGTATCAGTTCCTGCTGGACCTTCTGCGAAACGGGGACATGAAGGAAAGCATCTGGTGGGTGGACAAAGAAAAGGGAACTTTCCagttctcctccaaacacaaaGAAGTTTTGGCCCACCGCTGGGGAGTGCAGAAAGGCAACCGCAAGAAGATGACCTACCAGAAAATGGCCAGGGCACTGAGAAACTATGGCAAGACTGGAGAGGTCAAAAAAATCAAGAAGAAGCTCACATATCAGTTCAGTGGTGAAGTGCTGGTAAAGTGCCACATGGAAAGGAAGATGTACATGTGA
- the spi1b gene encoding transcription factor PU.1b isoform X2 has protein sequence MLSSYRMEGYIMPPKKSWTGWMSQAPSEFKDYWALVNKDPEDLIYESDIYRQPVDYPYISIDGESHSDHTWEYNAHHVHPGDFDNLTENHFTELQSVQQVHPSTVHRFPDVETSQFMEPSLAGQHLALHSQVPCLPRPTVYYPHSVQPSTQLRSSDDDDPGSRSPPLEVSDEECTRELISSTTGVEHGNKKKIRLYQFLLDLLRNGDMKESIWWVDKEKGTFQFSSKHKEVLAHRWGVQKGNRKKMTYQKMARALRNYGKTGEVKKIKKKLTYQFSGEVLVKCHMERKMYM, from the exons ATGTTGTCTTCATACAGAATGGAGGGGTACATCATGCCACCT AAAAAAAGCTGGACTGGCTGGATGTCACAGGCACCATCTGAATTTAAAGATTACTGGGCACTTGTAAATAAAGAT CCAGAAGATTTGATCTATGAATCTGACATTTATCGACAACCAGTGGACTATCCGTATATCTCCATCGATGGAGAAAGCCATAGTG ATCATACTTGGGAATACAATGCACACCATGTCCACCCTGGGGACTTTGACAATTTGACAGAGAACCACTTCACAGAGCTCCAGAGTGTGCAGCAGGTCCATCCTTCCACTGTGCACCGCTTTCCTGATGTAGAGACTAGCCAGTTTATGGAACCCAGTCTGGCTGGACAACATCTGGCACTGCATTCACAG GTGCCTTGTTTGCCCCGGCCAACTGTGTATTACCCCCATAGCGTGCAGCCCTCAACACAACTGCGCAGTTCGGATGATGATGACCCTGGCAGCCGCAGTCCCCCACTGGAGGTGTCTGATGAGGAGTGTACGAGGGAACTTATCAGCTCTACCACTGGAGTAGAACATG GAAACAAGAAGAAGATTCGTCTGTATCAGTTCCTGCTGGACCTTCTGCGAAACGGGGACATGAAGGAAAGCATCTGGTGGGTGGACAAAGAAAAGGGAACTTTCCagttctcctccaaacacaaaGAAGTTTTGGCCCACCGCTGGGGAGTGCAGAAAGGCAACCGCAAGAAGATGACCTACCAGAAAATGGCCAGGGCACTGAGAAACTATGGCAAGACTGGAGAGGTCAAAAAAATCAAGAAGAAGCTCACATATCAGTTCAGTGGTGAAGTGCTGGTAAAGTGCCACATGGAAAGGAAGATGTACATGTGA
- the spi1b gene encoding transcription factor PU.1b isoform X4 yields the protein MLSSYRMEGYIMPPPEDLIYESDIYRQPVDYPYISIDGESHSDHTWEYNAHHVHPGDFDNLTENHFTELQSVQQVHPSTVHRFPDVETSQFMEPSLAGQHLALHSQVPCLPRPTVYYPHSVQPSTQLRSSDDDDPGSRSPPLEVSDEECTRELISSTTGVEHGNKKKIRLYQFLLDLLRNGDMKESIWWVDKEKGTFQFSSKHKEVLAHRWGVQKGNRKKMTYQKMARALRNYGKTGEVKKIKKKLTYQFSGEVLVKCHMERKMYM from the exons ATGTTGTCTTCATACAGAATGGAGGGGTACATCATGCCACCT CCAGAAGATTTGATCTATGAATCTGACATTTATCGACAACCAGTGGACTATCCGTATATCTCCATCGATGGAGAAAGCCATAGTG ATCATACTTGGGAATACAATGCACACCATGTCCACCCTGGGGACTTTGACAATTTGACAGAGAACCACTTCACAGAGCTCCAGAGTGTGCAGCAGGTCCATCCTTCCACTGTGCACCGCTTTCCTGATGTAGAGACTAGCCAGTTTATGGAACCCAGTCTGGCTGGACAACATCTGGCACTGCATTCACAG GTGCCTTGTTTGCCCCGGCCAACTGTGTATTACCCCCATAGCGTGCAGCCCTCAACACAACTGCGCAGTTCGGATGATGATGACCCTGGCAGCCGCAGTCCCCCACTGGAGGTGTCTGATGAGGAGTGTACGAGGGAACTTATCAGCTCTACCACTGGAGTAGAACATG GAAACAAGAAGAAGATTCGTCTGTATCAGTTCCTGCTGGACCTTCTGCGAAACGGGGACATGAAGGAAAGCATCTGGTGGGTGGACAAAGAAAAGGGAACTTTCCagttctcctccaaacacaaaGAAGTTTTGGCCCACCGCTGGGGAGTGCAGAAAGGCAACCGCAAGAAGATGACCTACCAGAAAATGGCCAGGGCACTGAGAAACTATGGCAAGACTGGAGAGGTCAAAAAAATCAAGAAGAAGCTCACATATCAGTTCAGTGGTGAAGTGCTGGTAAAGTGCCACATGGAAAGGAAGATGTACATGTGA
- the slc39a13 gene encoding LOW QUALITY PROTEIN: zinc transporter ZIP13 (The sequence of the model RefSeq protein was modified relative to this genomic sequence to represent the inferred CDS: substituted 1 base at 1 genomic stop codon): MAGASRSKRFSNLSRIHFCIAAPCMLIRSTLEKSGLMSTSPGRPIWALAALLVGAALLTATSTSSSSGKKVAQTALAHATAAATGPGSWFAEEMLGFHSLTKLLSREGADVWFCSLVGSIAVGLSGIFPLLVIPIEAGAALKTEGKTHLLIVLSSSEGFSDILKYVHTDMLFXTCTCRQRVQFYRNQGLWVVTGLLSFLLLEKMFPDEDSASDSASDSSAANRENITSSADHKCDCFTSEINGICSNNNSDSKPTTDIGSQPRQEKIKTSGYLNLLANCIDNFTHGLAVAGSFLVSRKVGFLTTFAILLHEIPHEVGDFAILLRAGFDRWSAARMQLSTALGGVLGACFALSAQSQQGAENATAWILPFSSGGFLYIALVNVVPDLLQETNFRHSLLQILLIFCGVGVMALLSAIAE; this comes from the exons ATGGCAGGGGCAAGCCGGAGCAAGCGTTTCAGCAATCTCAGCAGG ATTCATTTCTGCATTGCAGCACCCTGCATGTTGATCAGAAGCACTCTGGAGAAGTCTGGCCTCATGAGCACCAGTCCTGGGAGGCCCATTTGGGCTCTGGCTGCTCTTCTGGTTGGTGCCGCCTTGCTGACCGCCACCTCTACGTCTTCTTCCAGTGGGAAGAAAGTAGCTCAGACAGCACTGGCTCATGCGACAGCGGCTGCTACGGGTCCAGGTTCCTGGTTTGCTGAGGAGATGCTTGGCTTCCACAGCCTCACCAAGCTGTTGTCCAGAGAGGGTGCAGATGTTTGGTTTTGCTCCCTTGTGGGCTCCATTGCTGTGGGGCTGAGTGGAATCTTCCCACTTTTGGTGATCCCTATTGAGGCAGGTGCAGCACTGAAAACTGAGGGTAAGACACACCTGCTTATTGTTCTCTCTTCCAGTGAGGGATtttcagatatactgaaatacgtccacacagacatgttgttttagacatgcacgtgcaggcagcg TGTGCAATTCTACCGTAACCAAGGCTTATGGGTGGTTACGGGACTGTTGTCCTTCCTGCTGCTGGAGAAGATGTTTCCAGATGAGgacagtgcttctgatagtgccTCAGACAGCAGTGCAGCAAACCGTGAAAACATT ACCTCTTCTGCAGATCACAAGTGTGACTGTTTTACTTCAGAAATAAACGGCATCTGCTCTAACAACAATTCCGACTCCAAGCCAACCACTGACATCGGCTCACAGCCTCGACAAGAGAAGATAAAG ACGAGTGGCTATCTGAACCTTCTGGCCAACTGCATTGACAACTTCACCCACGGCCTGGCAGTAGCAGGAAGCTTCCTAGTCAGCAGGAAG GTTGGCTTTCTGACAACCTTTGCAATCCTGCTGCATGAGATCCCCCATGAG GTGGGAGATTTTGCAATACTGCTACGTGCTGGGTTTGATCGCTGGAGTGCAGCACGCATGCAGTTATCCACGGCACTGGGTGGAGTTCTGGGGGCGTGTTTTGCTCTTTCTGCTCAATCGCAGCAAGGCGCAG AAAATGCCACAGCCTGGATCTTGCCCTTCAGCTCTGGTGGCTTTCTCTACATTGCATTGGTCAATGTGGTGCCTGATCTTCTACAGGAGACAAACTTCAg